The Candidatus Dormiibacterota bacterium genomic sequence TAGCGAGCGTCCCTCCGACCAAATCTTCGGCCGGACGCTGGTGAGCGGCCCACGGGATCAACGCGTGGTAGCGCTTACCTACGATGACGGCCCGAATCCGCCCTATACGAACGCCATTTTAAGCATCCTCGAATCCGAGCACGTCCACGCGACCTTTTTCGTCGTAGGACGAGCGGTTGCGGCGTACCCGAGCGTGGTGCGACGCGAGGTTCGCGATGGCGACGCACTAGGAAATCATACCTGGAACCACGCCCACTTGATCGTGATGGATCCGGGACAAGTGCGCAGGACGTTGGCGCGTACGAGCGCCGCGATCTTTGCGGCGACCGGAACTCACGTTCACCTGATGCGTCCGCCGTACGGCGCGCGCGATTGGGCCGTCCTCTCTGAGGCTCGCCGCTTGGGTTACGTCCCGGTCATGTGGTCGGTCCCGCTGGCGAAAGACTGGGAGTATCCCCCCGCTCGAGTCATCGCGGCCCGCATTCTTCCGCACGTGAGCGACGGCTCGATCATC encodes the following:
- a CDS encoding polysaccharide deacetylase family protein, encoding MFLRGALALVAIALVGFFTYEISERPSDQIFGRTLVSGPRDQRVVALTYDDGPNPPYTNAILSILESEHVHATFFVVGRAVAAYPSVVRREVRDGDALGNHTWNHAHLIVMDPGQVRRTLARTSAAIFAATGTHVHLMRPPYGARDWAVLSEARRLGYVPVMWSVPLAKDWEYPPARVIAARILPHVSDGSIIVLHDGNRGIVCAGSKLPPRTCDRRTDIDATRLIVDALKRRGFRFVTIPQLLALRHLAMRTGAHAAE